GCTGGTTTTCGCCGCACTGATCTACTTGGACCGGCGGTTCACGCTGGGACACGGGCGGCTGTTCGCCCTCTACGTGGCCGGCTACTGCATCGGGCGCTTCGGTGTCGAGCTGCTGCGCGACGACACCGCGACCCACATTGCCGGCATCCGGATCAACTCGTTCACCTCGACTTTCGTGTTCATCGGGGCGGTGGTGTATTTCATCGTCGCGCCGAAGGGTCGGGAGGATCCCGAGAGCCTGCGTGGCAACGAAGGCGTCGTCGAGGTGTCGCCGGAACCGGAGCCGGTGGTCGCCGCAGATGTGCCCGAGTCGCCGGACGCGGATGCCGCGGCCGCCGAGCCCGAAGAGCCCGAAGCCGGAGAGCCCGAAGCCGAAGTAGCGCCCGAGGCGGGCGAGGCCGAGTCGCCCACCAGCGCCGACCCCGAACCCGGCGAAAGCGCAGCGGATGCCGCCGGCGACGGCGAGGCGCCCCGCGGGCGCTGGAGCCTGCGCCGAAACCGATAGCGGGGCGTCGAAAATCTTTTAGGGCGCGCGGCGGCCGATCTGTCATGCTGGCACGGTGACCGAACCGTCGTCGCCCGACCCCGCGAGTTTCGGCGCCCCGCCGCCCCCGCCGCCGGGTTATCACGCCGGCTACCCGCCGCCCTATCCGCAGTATCCGGTTCCGGGCGGCTACTACGACCCGTCCGCCCCATTCGGCCGTCACCCCGTGACCGGTCAGCCGTATTCGGACAAGTCGAAGACGATCGCGGGCCTGCTCCAGCTGCTGAGCCTGATCGGCATCGGCGGGATCGGCCGGTTCTACATCGGTGACATCGGCATCGGTGTCGCGCAGCTGCTGGTCGGCTGGCTCACCTGCGGATTCGGTCTCGTCTGGAGCATCGTCGACGCGATCCTCATCCTCACCGACAAGGTGCCCGACTCGCACGGTCGCCCCCTGCGTGAGGGGACCTGAGCCGGTGATGCACGAGCGCGGCGCGGTTGGTCAGCGCCTCTTCCCGGCCGTCGGCACCGGAGCGCTTCTGGGGGGCGCGCTGGTCTACATCGGTCTCGTCGACCCGCACAACGCGAGTTCCGTCTACCCGCTGTGTCCATTCAAATGGCTCACCGGCTGGAATTGCCCGTTCTGCGGCGGGCTGCGAATGACCCACGACCTGCTGCACGGCGACCTGCTGGCCGGCATCAACGACAACGCCTTCCTGGTGGTCGGCCTCCCGCTGTTGGCCGGTTGGGTGCTGTTCGGCCGCCGAAACAAGGGGTCGTCGCTGCCGATGCCGGCGGTGCTGGCGATCGCTGTCGCGGCGACTCTGTGGACGATTCTGCGAAATCTGCCCGGATTCCCGTTGATTCCGACCAACAGTGGGTAGCCCGGGCGTTAAGCCCGGCGGTCAACAAGCGCCCCGGGCTGCGCACGCGACTATGCTGGGTCGGCGTGACTAGACGCGGGAAGATCGTCTGCACCCTTGGTCCTGCCACCGCCTCAGATGAGCTGATCACAGCGCTTGTCGATGCCGGAATGGACGTCGCCCGACTGAACTTCAGTCACGGTGACTACGCCGATCACAAGGCCGCCTACGAGCGAGTGCGGGCCGCCTCCGATGCCACCGGTCGCGCGGTCGGTGTGCTCGCCGACCTGCAGGGCCCCAAGATCAGGTTGGGCCGCTTCGCCACCGGGTCCACCTACTGGGCCGACGGCGAGGTGGTGCGGATCACCGTCGCCGAGTGCGAGGGCACCCACGACCGCGTGTCGACCACCTACAAGACGCTGGCGAAGGACGCCGCCGTCGGCGACCGGGTTCTGATCGACGACGGGAAGGTCGGCCTGATGGTCGATGCCATCGAGGGCGACGACGTCGTCTGCACCGTCACCGAGGGTGGGCCAGTCAGCAACAACAAGGGCATGTCGCTGCCCGGCATGAACGTGTCCGCGCCTCCCCTGTCGGAGAAGGACATCGACGATCTCACCTTCGCGCTGGACCTCGGCGTCGACCTGGTCGCGCTGTCCTTTGTGCGCTCGCCGTCGGACGTCGAGCTGGTCCACGAGGTGATGGACCGGATCGGTCGGCGGGTTCCCGTGATCGCCAAGCTGGAGAAGCCCGAAGCGGTCGACAACCTGGAAGCGATCGTGCTCGCGTTCGACGCCATCATGGTGGCGCGCGGCGATCTGGGTGTCGAGCTGCCGCTCGAAGAGGTCCCGCTGGTCCAGAAGCGCGCCATCCAGATCTCCCGGGAAAACGCGAAACCCGTCATCGTGGCCACGCAGATGCTCGACTCGATGATCGAGAACTCGCGGCCGACGCGGGCCGAGGCCTCCGACGTCGCCAACGCGGTGCTCGACGGCGCCGACGCGGTGATGCTGTCCGGCGAGACCTCGGTGGGGAAGTATCCGCTGGCGGCCGTACGCACGATGTCACGCATCATCTGCGCCGTCGAGGAGAACTCCACGGCCGCGCCGCCGCTGACCCATGTGCCGCGTACCAAGCGCGGGGTGATCTCTTACGCGGCCCGCGACATCGGCGAGCGGCTGGACGCCAAGGCGCTGGTCGCGTTCACCCAGTCCGGCGACACGGTCAAGCGGCTGGCGCGGTTGCACACCCCCCTGCCGCTGCTCGCGTTCACCGCGTGGCCCGAGGTGCGCAGCCAACTCGCCATGACGTGGGGCACCGAGACATTCATCGTCCCGATGATGACGTCGACGGACGGCATGATCCGTCAGGTCGACAAGTCGCTACTGGAACTCGGTCGCTACAAGCGCGGTGACCTGGTGGTGATCGTGGCCGGCGCGCCACCTGGCACAGTAGGGTCGACCAACCTGATCCATGTGCACCGGATCGGGGAGGACGACGTCTAGCCGCCCGATCGTCCGGCCCGGTCCGGGGTTCCCTTCCTGTGGAAAAGAGGCGCGCAATCGAGACCTGAGGAGAGCCCGTGCCGGCAGGCGATGAGCCGAATGTCCGGGAGGACACCTACTCGGATTTCGAGGAACTGCTGGCGATACTCGACCTCGAGCGCGTCGGCGATGACCGGTTCGTCGGTAGCCACCCGAGCAAGAACCCGATGCGGACGTTCGGTGGTCAGCTCATGGCCCAGTCATTCGTCGCCAGCGCCCGCACGCTGACCCGCGAGGGCCTGCCGCCCGGCGCGCTGTCGGTGCACTTCGTCAACGGGGGCGACACCGGCAGGGACATCGAGTTTCACGTGACGCGGTTGCGCGACGAGCGGCGCTTCGCCAACCGGCGGGTGGACGCGGTGCAGGACGGCGTGCTGCTGTCCTCCGCGCTGATCTCCTATATGTCCGGTGGTCCCGGACTCGAGCACGCCGTCGACCCGCCCACGGTGCCCGGGCCGCACACGCAGCCGCGGATCGCCGAGCTACTGCGCGGGTACGAAGACACCGTCCCGCACTTCGTCAACGCCCTGCAGCCGATCGAGTGGCGCTACACCAACGACCCCGCGTGGGTGATGCGAGACAAGGGCGAGCGGCTCCCATACAACCGGGTGTGGGTCAAGGCGCTCGGGACCGTGCCCGACGATCCGATGCTGCACACCGCGGTGATGGTGTACACCTCGGACACCACCGTCCTGGACTCGGTGATCACCACGCACGGGCTGTCGTGGGGTTTCGACCGCATCTTCGCCGCGTCCGCCAACCACTCCGTCTGGTTCCACCGGCAGGTGGACTTCAACGACTGGGTGCTGTACTCGACGTCGTCCCCGGTGGCCGCCGATTCCCGCGGGCTGGGCACGGGCCACTTCTTCGACCCGGCCGGGCAGCTCCTCGCCACCGTCGTGCAGGAGGGTGTCCTGAAATACTTCCCGCCGCCGCGCCGATAGACGGGGTGCGGAGCGCCCACCAAGCGCCACTGAGGAGCACTGACAGGCACTGTGACAGGCACTGAGAGGCGCTGAGAGGCACTGCAGGCACGGGAGAGAGGTCTGAGAGCCTCACGAAAGCCCGTTCATCGGGCCCTCAGCAGGCGTAAGTTGCAGCTTGCCGGGTACGCGGTGCAGAGGCGGCGACTGGCCGCCCAGCTGATTTCAGCGCATCGGGAGGTGAGAGTTGAACCAATCACCGGTCGACGTCGCGGCGAGGCCCCGCGCCCGCGAACGGGTGGTCGTTCACGTCGACACGCTCGCGGCCCGCTGGATCGGCGCTCTGGCCCTCCTGTGCGCCGCTGGCTGGCTCGTCGTCATACTCGTCCGCCACCACCACAACCCCGGTTGGCACTGCGCCGACCGGCTGGGGTGGTCGCTGACGGTCCTCGGGGCGGTGGCCTTCATCGCCCGCGGCATCTTCCTGGGCCGGCCGGTGACCGCCGCGCACGCAGCGACGGCCGCGGCCTTCGTGCTGGGCGGACTCGGCGCCCATGTGCTGTCGTTCGACCTGCTCGGTGCCGTGCTGGTCGTCGGGTCCGGCCCGGCGCTGATGTGGCCGACGTCGGCCCGCCCGCGGCCCGACGACCTACGCCGGGCCTGGGCCCTGATCGAGGCCACTCGGGACGATCCGCTGGCACCGTTCGCGATGCAGACGGGCAAGTGCTACCACTTCACCGCAGACGGTGCCGCCGCGCTCGCGTACCGGACTCGGCTGGGATTCGCCGTGGTCGGCGGCGATCCGATCGGTGACGAGGACAAATTCCCCGAGCTGGTCGCCGACTTCGCGGCCACCTGCCACGCGCACGGCTGGCGGATCGCGGTCGTGGGCTGCGGCGAGCGCCGGCTCGGGCTGTGGACCGACCCGGCGGTGATCGGGCAGTCGCTGCGGCCGGTGCCGATCGGCCGCGACGTCGTGATCGACGTGTCGGGCTTCGACATGGCGGGGCGCAAGTTCCGCAACCTGCGCCAGGCGGTCAAGCGCACCCACAACTGCGGCATCACCACCGAGATCGTCTCGGAGCAGGCGCTCGATGACGGGCTTCTCGCCGAGCTGACCGACGTGGTGCGGGCATCGTCCCGGGGGGCGGGGACGCAGCGTGGCTTCTTCATGAACCTTGACGGCGTGCTGGAGGGCCGGTTCCCCGGGATTCAGCTCATCATCGCCAGGGACTCCTCGGGTCGGGCGCAGGGCTTCCACCGCTACGCCACCGCCGGCGGCGGCAGCGACGTCAGCCTCGACGTGCCGTGGCGCCGCCGCGGGGCACCCAACGGCATCGACGAACGGCTCAGCGTCGACATGGCGATGGCGGCCAAAGAAGCCGGCGCGCGGCGCGTTTCGCTGTCGTTTGCGGCCTTTCCGGAGATCTTCGACGAGCGGAACCGCAGCCGCATCCAGCACGTCTTTTACCGATTGATCCATGTGCTGGACCCGTTGATCGCGTTGGAGTCGTTGTACCGGTACGTCCGCAAGTTCCACGCTCTGGATTCCCGGCGGTACGCGCTGATCTCGATGACCCAGCTGATTCCGCTGCTGTTCGTGTTGCTGTCGGTGGAGTTCATGCCGCGCCGGCGACACCTCTAGGCGGCCGGTTGGCTTTCTGATCACCGCGATCCGGCAGGAATGGCCGCCGACCGGGGCGCGTTGGTTGCGGCATGCCCACCGGAACCTTCCTGATGCCCCGTCCCGACGCCCTCAACCTCGTCGACGACGCGATCGAACAAGCCAGGCGCGCCAACGAACTCGGGGTGCGCCAGATCTGGCTGGCCCAGCAATCCACGTACGACGCGATCGCGCTGGCCGGGCTGATCGGGGCGGCGGTGCCCGGGCTTGGGGTCGGCACCTCGGTCGTGCCGATCAACCCGCGCCACCCGTTGATCGTCGCCGCACTGGCACAGACGGCGCAGGCCGCCGCGCACGGCAATTTCAGCCTCGGGCTCGGCCTGGGTGCGCGGGCGCTCGAACGGCAGATGTTCGGCGTCGACTGGACCAACACCATTCAGCGGCTGCGCGAACATCTGACGATCTTGAACTCCGTCTTCGACACCGGGGGCGTCGACGTTCACGGCACCGAGCTGACCGCCAGGCCCTTCTGGCCGGTGCGCGTCGCGGGGGGGCTCCCCGGTGCCGGTCTATGTGGCAGCGATGGGTCCGAAGGCGTTGCAAGTCACCGGCGAACTGGCCGACGGCACGCTGCCCTACCTTGCCGGGCCGCGCACCATCAGCGAATTCATCGCCCCGACGATCACCGCGGCGGCCGCGGCGGCGGGCCGCCCGGCGCCGCGCATCATCGCGGCGGTGCCCGTGTTGCTGACCGACGACGTCGACTCCGGGCGGGCCTTCGCCGCCGAGCACCTGAGTTTCTACGCGAACATCCCCTCGTACCGGAAAGTGATCGCCCGCGAGGCCGTCACCAGCATCACCGACCTGGCCGCGATCGGGTCCGAGGTCGCCGTGCGCAATCAGTTGCGCCGCTACCTCGATGCGGGCGCGACCGACGTGGTGATCAACCCGGTGGACCGCTCGGAATCGGTTGACCGAGAGGCGCTTTGGCGGCTTGCCGCCTCCGTGTGACGGGACGCCGGGCCGGCTCAGGTCGCGGATGGCGGGCCGACGTGCAGTAGTCGACAGCCGAGGCTCGCGGGGAGGTGGTGGGTGGCCACGACCACGGTGCGGTCGGCTCCCATGGGTCCGCCCCCCGGCCCCAGCAGGTCGGCGAGGAGACGAGAGGCGTCGGCCGCGTCGAGGTGCTCGGTGGGCTCGTCCAGGAGGACGATCCGCGCGGGTGAAAGCACCGCCCGGGCCAGCAGCAACCTGCGGCGCTGGCCGGCCGACAGGGCTTGCGCACCGCCGGTCAGCACCGTCGACAAGCCGTCGGGCAATGTGGCGGCCCAGCCGCCCAGCCCGACCGTGTCGAGGGTGACGGCCAGTTCGTCGTCGCAGCAGTCCCCGCGGGCCACCAGCAGGTTGTCGCGGACGGTGGTGGCAAAAACGTGCGCGTCCTCGGCGAAGAAGCTCACGGCGCAACGCAATTCGTCTTCGTCGAAGTTGCTTAGTTCGGTCCCGTCCAGCGTCACGCGGCCGTCCAGCGGCGCGACGAGCCCGGCAAGCGTCATCAGCAACGTCGTCTTCCCGGAGCCGCTCGCGCCGGTGACGGCCAGCCGCGCGCCGGGGGGCAGGTCCAGCGCCACCCGGGTCGACCGCGTCGAATCGTCGTGACCGGAGCGCACGTCGGCCACCAGCCGGCCGGTGCCGTCGGGCGGCCGCGCGGTTGGCTTCGGGGCCCGGTTGGCCCGTTGGGGCGGGGCCAGCTCCAGGAGGCGACGCGCGGCGATCCGCGAGCGTGTCAACTGGACGGCGGCGCCCGGCAGCGGGGTCGTCGCCTCGAAGGCCGAGAGGGGCAACAACATCAGTACGGCCAGCGTGGTCGGCGCGACCGTGGGCGCCAGCGCGAGCGCGGCCACCACGGCGCCGATCACGCTCGCCCCGATCGCGGCGGTCGGGATCGCCTCGGCGATCGCGGCCGGCCTGACGGCGGCGTCGAGCGCACCGGCCCACGCGCGCTGCCGGCGTTGCGCTTCGGCGATGACCTCGGGAAGGACGCCGGCGACGCGCAGCTCCGGCGCGTGTTCCAGGGCGGTCATCGCCGCGGCGTCGCGCTGCGAATGATGTTGCCTGGCAACCTCTTCCTGCGTGGCGGCCGCCTTTGCGGCGAGCCGGGGCGCGACGAAGCCGGCGAGCAGCAGGCAGATCGCCAGGACCGCCGCGGCCGGCACCGAGATCAGCGCCACGACGGCGACTGCCGCCACCCCCAGCACCGTGGCGACCCCGATCGGTACCAGGGCGCGCACCAAAACGTTGGCCAGTTCGTCGACGTCGGCGCCGACCCGCGCCACCAACTCGCCGCTGGGTAACCGGACGGCGGTAGCCGCCGGCCCCCGCGCGAGCCGGCGATAGATCTGCGCCCGGGCGGTGCCCGCCGCGCGCAGCGCGGCGTCGTGAGTGGCCAGCCGCTCGCAGTAGTGCAGTACCCCGCGAGATATCGCGAAGGCGCGCACCGCGACGGCCGCGACCGACAAGTCCAGGACGGGCGGCATCTGCCAGGCCCGCGTGATCAGCCATGCCGACACGCCGGCCAGGGCCAGGGCACTGCCCAGCGACAGCACGCCCAGCGCGATGGCCGCCAGAATGCGGGACAGCCGCGGGCGCAGCAGACTTGCGGCCGCCTGCAGGGGTTGAAGCTCAGGTGGCCACATACCGCACCGCACCCTCGAAGGCCACCTCGACCACCCGATCGCCGATGGCGACGACGGGCTCGCGATGGCCGACGACGACCACCGTCGCGCCGGCCCGCGCGCGCTCGACGACGGCCCGCAACACCCGCTCCTCGGTCTGTGCGTCCAGGTGCGCGGTGGGCTCGTCGAGCAGCAGGACCGCGGCGGTCGATCCGAGAGCCCGGGCCAGGCCGAGGCGTTGGCGCTGCCCTAGGGAGAGCCCCACGCCGCCCCGCCCCAGCTGGGTGTCCATCCCGTCCGGCAACTCGGCCAGCACGGAGTCGAACCCCGATGCGCGGCAGGCGGATTCCACGTCACGCAGCTCGCCGAACAGCGCAAGGTTGTCGCCGACGCTGCCGGGGACCAGCACCGGCCGCTGCGGCAGCCACGACAACTGTCGCCACCAGGCGGTCGGCTCGAGCTCGGTGACGTCCGCGCCCGCCACGGTGACCCGGCCCGACGAGGGCGGGGTGAGCCCCGCGATCGCCTGCAGCGCCGTGCTCTTCCCGGCGCCGTTCGGCCCGGTCAGCACGGTCACGGATCCGGGGGAGATCACCGCGTTGAGCGCGTGCGGTGCGCGACCGTCCCGCCCGGCGACGCTGAGGCTTTCCAGTCGGATCTCCGCGCCGCGCGCCGGGACGGTCCGGTGGCGTGGCGTGGGGGAGGACGGGTCTCCGATGAGGGCGAACGCGCTGTCGGCGGCGGTGCGACCGTCCTGTGCGGCATGGAATTCCACACCGATCCGGCGCAGCGGCCAGTA
This genomic window from Mycobacterium saskatchewanense contains:
- the cydC gene encoding thiol reductant ABC exporter subunit CydC, giving the protein MWPPELQPLQAAASLLRPRLSRILAAIALGVLSLGSALALAGVSAWLITRAWQMPPVLDLSVAAVAVRAFAISRGVLHYCERLATHDAALRAAGTARAQIYRRLARGPAATAVRLPSGELVARVGADVDELANVLVRALVPIGVATVLGVAAVAVVALISVPAAAVLAICLLLAGFVAPRLAAKAAATQEEVARQHHSQRDAAAMTALEHAPELRVAGVLPEVIAEAQRRQRAWAGALDAAVRPAAIAEAIPTAAIGASVIGAVVAALALAPTVAPTTLAVLMLLPLSAFEATTPLPGAAVQLTRSRIAARRLLELAPPQRANRAPKPTARPPDGTGRLVADVRSGHDDSTRSTRVALDLPPGARLAVTGASGSGKTTLLMTLAGLVAPLDGRVTLDGTELSNFDEDELRCAVSFFAEDAHVFATTVRDNLLVARGDCCDDELAVTLDTVGLGGWAATLPDGLSTVLTGGAQALSAGQRRRLLLARAVLSPARIVLLDEPTEHLDAADASRLLADLLGPGGGPMGADRTVVVATHHLPASLGCRLLHVGPPSAT
- a CDS encoding TM2 domain-containing protein; this translates as MTEPSSPDPASFGAPPPPPPGYHAGYPPPYPQYPVPGGYYDPSAPFGRHPVTGQPYSDKSKTIAGLLQLLSLIGIGGIGRFYIGDIGIGVAQLLVGWLTCGFGLVWSIVDAILILTDKVPDSHGRPLREGT
- the pyk gene encoding pyruvate kinase, with the translated sequence MTRRGKIVCTLGPATASDELITALVDAGMDVARLNFSHGDYADHKAAYERVRAASDATGRAVGVLADLQGPKIRLGRFATGSTYWADGEVVRITVAECEGTHDRVSTTYKTLAKDAAVGDRVLIDDGKVGLMVDAIEGDDVVCTVTEGGPVSNNKGMSLPGMNVSAPPLSEKDIDDLTFALDLGVDLVALSFVRSPSDVELVHEVMDRIGRRVPVIAKLEKPEAVDNLEAIVLAFDAIMVARGDLGVELPLEEVPLVQKRAIQISRENAKPVIVATQMLDSMIENSRPTRAEASDVANAVLDGADAVMLSGETSVGKYPLAAVRTMSRIICAVEENSTAAPPLTHVPRTKRGVISYAARDIGERLDAKALVAFTQSGDTVKRLARLHTPLPLLAFTAWPEVRSQLAMTWGTETFIVPMMTSTDGMIRQVDKSLLELGRYKRGDLVVIVAGAPPGTVGSTNLIHVHRIGEDDV
- a CDS encoding DUF2752 domain-containing protein; its protein translation is MHERGAVGQRLFPAVGTGALLGGALVYIGLVDPHNASSVYPLCPFKWLTGWNCPFCGGLRMTHDLLHGDLLAGINDNAFLVVGLPLLAGWVLFGRRNKGSSLPMPAVLAIAVAATLWTILRNLPGFPLIPTNSG
- a CDS encoding bifunctional lysylphosphatidylglycerol flippase/synthetase MprF; translation: MNQSPVDVAARPRARERVVVHVDTLAARWIGALALLCAAGWLVVILVRHHHNPGWHCADRLGWSLTVLGAVAFIARGIFLGRPVTAAHAATAAAFVLGGLGAHVLSFDLLGAVLVVGSGPALMWPTSARPRPDDLRRAWALIEATRDDPLAPFAMQTGKCYHFTADGAAALAYRTRLGFAVVGGDPIGDEDKFPELVADFAATCHAHGWRIAVVGCGERRLGLWTDPAVIGQSLRPVPIGRDVVIDVSGFDMAGRKFRNLRQAVKRTHNCGITTEIVSEQALDDGLLAELTDVVRASSRGAGTQRGFFMNLDGVLEGRFPGIQLIIARDSSGRAQGFHRYATAGGGSDVSLDVPWRRRGAPNGIDERLSVDMAMAAKEAGARRVSLSFAAFPEIFDERNRSRIQHVFYRLIHVLDPLIALESLYRYVRKFHALDSRRYALISMTQLIPLLFVLLSVEFMPRRRHL
- a CDS encoding acyl-CoA thioesterase II is translated as MPAGDEPNVREDTYSDFEELLAILDLERVGDDRFVGSHPSKNPMRTFGGQLMAQSFVASARTLTREGLPPGALSVHFVNGGDTGRDIEFHVTRLRDERRFANRRVDAVQDGVLLSSALISYMSGGPGLEHAVDPPTVPGPHTQPRIAELLRGYEDTVPHFVNALQPIEWRYTNDPAWVMRDKGERLPYNRVWVKALGTVPDDPMLHTAVMVYTSDTTVLDSVITTHGLSWGFDRIFAASANHSVWFHRQVDFNDWVLYSTSSPVAADSRGLGTGHFFDPAGQLLATVVQEGVLKYFPPPRR